The Algoriphagus halophilus sequence AATCAGTTTCATAAAAGAACAGGCTAATGTCTGCTCTATTCGCTGTAGGAGTAGGTTGTCTCAACCAAACGAAACCAGGTTTACTTTTTGCAATTTGATAGGAGGCTGGAACATTTACCTGAATTCCTAAATTCTTTTCCGTTTCTGCGGAAGCAGCTGTATTCTTTCTAGCAAGAATAATTTTCTCTAACCTTCCTCTTTCCCTTACTTCAAACAAGTTGATCAATCTGGCTTTGTTTTTCTTGAGGTTGGCTACCAATTCCTCTTCCGTATTTCCAAAAAGATAAAGTACTTCTTGGCCAATGGCATATTCATCTTCCATTCTCAATGTATAGAGACTTGGGTCTGCTTCCGCTCTTTCTTTAGACTCTTTCGAGAATTGGGAATTGATCACTTGACTAGCGGCCCCTTTATCATCAAATGTGGTAACATAGATTAGATTGGTAGACATTTTAAGGATTCGGGTCATCGCTCTTGGGTCCACCCGATTTACTTTAAACCTTGATTCAGATCTGATCATTCCTGGAAGATCTGCCTCAAAAATATCTCGTAATTCATCTCCAACAGGGCCAGCCCATTTGGCAGAATCGATGACCAAAATTATTTCCCCTATAGTTCCTCTAGCTTTGGGTTTGGTACTGTCAGCACGGTTGGGGTCTCCTTCACAGGCAATAAGCAAAAAGCCTATGCAAAGGATTCCGAATATATATTTTAGAGCGCTCATATTCTGATGAATTTGTGTTAATAAGATACTTGTCAAACCTAAATGTAAGGATTCTGGTTTACTTAAAAATTTAAAAGGAGTTAAAAAAAAGCTTGGCTAAGTAGTTGAACTATTGCTTTTTCAACCAATAATCAGCTTTTGACCAGGTTTGATATTATTACTGTTAAGGTTGTTCAACCTTTTTATTTGGTCTACGGTAAGGCCTGCATGTTTTCTTGAAATGATCCATAGAGAATCACCTGGTTGAACCGTGTAAAGCAACTGACCAGAAGAATTGGTTCTTACTTCAGCCACTGCTGGTGTGCTACTGGAATAAATTGTTAAGTTCTGGCCAACTCTAATTAGGTTTGAATAGAGGCCATTCCATGATTTAATTTGGGTGACGGTAACCCCATGTCTCGAAGCGATTTTACCCAAGACATCACCGGATCTCACTTTGTAAGTGATGGCATTCAACTCTGGTTCTTCTACCAAATCCTCTATTGGTTTTAACATGAACTTACCATTATCTGTCAGATAGGTGGTAGGTGTGTTGTTGAGAGAATCACTCAACCAAGCTAAGTTTTGTTTGACAAAAGAAGCTTTGGCTTTAGGTAGATTGAGGGCAATGCTTTTGTTGACATCAGACACCTTTCCTCTTTTTAGAGATGGGTTTAGAGATTCTAAATCTTTGGTGCAGAGGTCCGTTAATTCAGCCAGTTTTGTTAAGTTAAGAGCTCTGTCAAAACGTATTTTCTCAGTGGCTTGGTAATACGTAGGATCTTCCAAATGAAGATTGTGTTCCTCCAAATGGTTTAAAATGTAAAGCATTGCTTGTACTTGGGGAACATAACTTCTGGTTTCTCTTGGTAAGTAATTGTAAATACCCCAGAAAGTCTTCTTTCCTCCGGATCTTCGAATAGCTCTTCTGACATTTCCTGGCCCGCAATTGTAAGCAGCCATGGCTACTTCCCAATCACCAAACATTCTATACAAGGATTTTAAATATTTGGCTGCGGCTTCAGTGGATTTTTCAGGGTCCATTCTGTCATCTATTTCACTGTTGACATACATGCCATACATTCTACCTGTTGCAGGCATAAATTGCCAAAGTCCAATGGCACCCACTCGGGATCTAATTTGGGGATCGAGTCCTGATTCAATTATTGAAAGGTATTTGATTTCGGATGGCATTTCATGTTTTTTGAGTGTCTCATCAAACATGTCAAAAAACAAATCCTTTCTGGCCAAGACCATACGGGTGTAATCTCTATTTCTAACTGTGAAATATTGGATGAATGAAAAAATTCTGTCATTCAATTCAAAAGGCATTTCGGTATCCATTTTGGATATCCGATCGGCCACCTCATCATAGGTGAAGTCAGGAATGTATTCGTAATGGTAATTGGGAATTACCTCATCTTCAGAAAATGTAGACGCAGCAACAAGTTGATCGTCCTGAGAAAAAGCCTGAGACAAAGGAGTCAAACAAGTAATAATCGCAAGTAAGAATAGATTGTTCCAGTTTTTTTTCATCATTAAAAATTTTCTTATGAGGTTAAAGCACTTAGATAATTGCTGAATGCATAGAGTTCAGCTTCCTTAAATGAGTTGCAAATTACCTGTAATCCTATTGGCATGCCTTTGGAATCCTTTCCATTGGGAATAGAGATAGCGGGCACACCTGATACAGATGCCTGAACAGTATAAAGATCTTCCAGGTACATGGCCACTGGATCATCCCTATGTTCGCCAAACTTAAACGCTGTAGATGGTGTCGTCGGCATTATAATATAATCAAAATCATTCAAAAGATTTTCAGTAAAGTCTTTTATTAACCTTCTGACCTTTTGTGCTTTGGTAAAATAGGCGTCATAATAGCTCGCACTTAAAACAAATGTACCAAGCATTATTCTACGTTTGACTTCTTCACCAAATCCTTCGCTTCTGCTCAGTTTGTACATGCTTTCCAAATTGTGAGCATTAGGAGTGCGGTACCCATATTTAACGCCATCAAATCTCGAAAGGTTGGAAGAAGCCTCTGCCGTGGTAAGGATATAATAAGTAGGAAGAATATAGTCTAATAATGGGAAATTCACTTCCTGAACTTCATGTCCTTCAGATTTTAATTTCTCTAAAACTGAAAGCGTATTCTCTTTTATTTCTTCTTGCAGGGAAGGAGACTCGATGGTTTCCTTCAAATAAGCAACTTTAGCTTTTCTGTCAAAATGAAGAAGTTGACTATAGGGTAGAACCGGTTTTCTGGAAGATGTGCTGTCAAACTCATCATGTCCAGCCATGATTTCTAAAAGTAAGGCATTGTCCTTCACCGTTTTGGTGAAAGTACCTATGGTATCAAAAGAAGATGCATAGGCTATCAAGCCCCATCTTGATATTCTTGAGTAAGTAGGTTTCATCCCTATTACTCCAGTAAATGCTGCTGGTTGCCTTACAGACCCCCCTGTGTCAGTACCTAAGGAGGCTGTGCAGAGATTAGCCTGAACCGCGACGGCCGAACCTCCGGAGGATCCTCCCGGAACTCGGCTTTCGTCCAGTGCATTTAATACTTTGCCATGGGCAGTATTCTCATTAGAACTGCCCATCCCGAACTCATCACAATTAAGTCTGCCGATAATAATGGCATCTTCATCGATCAGTCTCTGGATGGCGGTTGTAGTAAATTGAGATTCAAAACCCTGAAGGATTTTGGAAGAGGCATTGGCCTCATGTCCGGCGAAGCAAAGTACATCTTTGATGCCGATGACCATCCCGGCAAGTTTACCGGCTTTTCCTTCAGAAAGCTTTTGATCGACTAAATCAGCTTGCGCTAAAGCAGATTGCTCGTAAACTTCGACGAAGGCGTTTAAGTGCGCCTTCGTCTTAATGTTTTGAAGATAATGATTGACGATTGCTCTACAATCAGTTTCTTTTTTTTCGAGCGATTTTTTGATTTCGTCGAATGAAATGAATTTTTCCAATGCTATTGGCTTACGAGATTATTTCTTTTTGTCTTTCAGCCCTTCTTCAAGATCGTTCTGAATGTCTTTTGTAGCGTCTTTGAATTCTCTGATTCCACGGCCTAAACCGCGTGCTAATTCAGGGATTCTCTTAGCACCAAATAATAGTAGAACGACAAGTACGATTAATACAATCGAACCTCCGCCCATATTTTGAATGAAACCCAATGTAGTCATGATGATTTATGTTTAAGGGTAAATGTCCTGCAAAGATATAACTGTCATCTGCTTACGCAAAGTAATCAGTGCAGAGTTGTTCTTTTTTATAAATATACGATAATTTAAACTATTTGGACGTGATCCAGGTGGCAGGATCCATTACATTTAATCCTTTCCATGTTTGGAAATGGACCTCCGCTTGCCCATCAGGTCCTGTAGCTACCTGACCAATAACGTCTTTTGCTTTGACAGATTGCCCTGATTTTACAGAGATGGTTTTAAGCTTACTATACATGGTATAATATTCCCCATGTTTGATGATTACTGTTCCGCCAAAACCAGGCATGGTCGTAATTTTTGTGACCGTACCATCAAATACCGATCGGACATTGGAATTTGGTTGAGTCCGGATGTCCAGGCCGTCACTATCCATGGTGATTCCTTTTAAGGTAGGATGTGGATAGGTGCCAAAACCCTGGGCAATAAACCCGGTTTCTACCGGCCAAGGTAAGCGTCCTTTATTTCCTGCGAAGGAACTTGATAAAGCTGCAACTTCCGGAGTCATTGGCATGCTACTTCCTGCACTTTTGGTAGTGTTGCTATTGGATTTTTTGGCTGCAGCCTCTGCAAGTCTAATTTCCTCCTCGATCACCTGCTTGATCATACGGTTCAATTGGTCTTGTTGTTTTTTAGTGGCTGCAATTTGCTTCTGAATCTCTTTTTCCTTTTTAGACAGGTTGTTGACGATACCTTGTTGCTCTTGTCTGGCTTTATCCAAGGCCAACTTTTCAAGCCTTTCTTCTTCCAACACCTTTTCTTTTTCTGCTCTTTTCTGATCTAGAGAAACTTGTTCTTCTGCCAATTGTACACTGACAGCTTGAATCTGCTCAGCTTGCTGTTTCCGGTTATCAGTATATTGTTTTAAGTATTTCAACCTCATGTACAGTTGGTTGAAACTGCCTGAACTGAATACGAATGATACAATTGATAAACCTCGATTGAGTTTAGAGGTATTATAGATCATTCTGGCATATTCTGCTTTCAGGTCGATTAATTCCTGTTTAAGTTTTTTGATTTTTGATTCAGTCTGTTGAATCTCCTGGTCCAATAATTTAATTTCTCGGTCTAGGGTATTGACTAATCTGGATTGCGTTTGAACTTTTCGGGTCACTGCATTTAATTCTCCAATGGAGTTCTTCTTAATAGCAGTGGTTTGCTTTAATATCTTATCAAACTCCCTAAGTCGCTCCTGAACTTCCGCTTTCTCTCTTTCTAGTTGCTCCCTTGTCTTTTTTGTCTGCGCTGCTACATCTACTGAAAGGCAGCAAACGAAAACCAACAGGAGGGTAGAAATGATTAGATTTTTCCTATTCATCGAAATCAAAATCTGAATGGGAAGGTTAAAGGATCTGCGTGAGGTTCAATGGAATTCCACTCCAAATTGATGATGGTATTTTGACTTCCCTCTGGCAGTTGATAGGCTAATTTGTAAAGCACTTCTAAGGGAAATGGCTGTGAATCCACTTCCTGAAAATTAGGGAAGCTAGCCAACAAAGAACCTCGGTCGTCTAAAGAATTACTGACCAATTCCGATACTTTTCTAGTGTTGACATCCACCTTACTGAAATACCTCACTTTGTCCCGGATTTGGGTAAGCTCAAATGCTTTCCCTACCCGAACCAATCGATCTTTGTAATCAAAAGGAATAGGAGGGTTTGCCCAAAGTATATTTTGGAATAGATCTAAGGATAATTTCAATCCGTAAATGGTTTCAAATTCCGTAAAGGTGAGGTTGATATCTTCTTTACCAATTCGGTCTTTGATTTGGATTTTATCTTGGGTTATTAGGCCTCTGACCGCTTCCATCCCCAATCCGGGAGAAACGGTAAACCATAGGACGCTGTCTTTTTTTGCTCTTACATTCATGGAGCCCCGAGTAATTTTACCTGAGGCCTCTTCAATTATTATTTTGGCTTTTGCAGATAAAAAATCGTAGTCATTGTAAATAGGGGAAAAGTCTTCCATTTTCCCGTTGCTTTGGTAAGCCACATTTTTTTTTGCGCAGCTTGATAAAAATCCAATAGCCAACAGAATTGTAAATCCTGCAAAAAGCTTATTCATGGTATTTTCCTTCTTTAATTTTTTGAGGAAGTTTGTCTGAAGCTTCTGGGCTGTTTTCAGCTTTTTTCCAATAGCTGATGGCCTCAGATTTCTTTCCCAAATGGTATAAAATATCTCCATAATGTTCCAACATCACACCACTTGGCTCAGCTTCATGTTCTAGTGCAAGATCCATGTATTTTTTGGCGCCTTCGTAGTCTCCGCTTTGGAACAGTACCCATGCATGTGTATCAAGGAAAGTGCCATTGTTTGGAAATCTTTTAACAACTTTTTCAGACATGCTTTTGGCTTTATCCAAATCACGCTTTTCTAACGACAAAAAGTAGGCGTAATTATTCAGTACTTGCTCATCATTTGGGTTGAGCTTGATGGCCATGTCAAAGTTTTCGAAGGCTTTATCTTTTTCACCTAAATTATAGTAAGCATTTCCCAAGGCTCCATAAGAAGCTTGATCCAACCCGATATTTTTCCCTGCATTGATTTCCATAGATTTCTCCAAAGAAATAATAGCTGAGGAATCTTTTTTCATGGCATTCTTAATCACACCATCATAAAACCAAAACTCTGGTCTTTCTGGAAATTCATCCACACCCATGATTGTGAACTTTTCCACCTCAGCAAAATCAGCATTTTCACCAAAGGAATTGGTGATCACTTGTTCTAATAATTCTGCATTCTTGGGGTCTATTTGTAAAGAAGCTTTGAAGTGCCCTATACCTTCCTCTTTTTTACCTTCTTTCATCCTTCTTTTTCCAATAGCTGCAAAAACTGATGCATCATTGGGATGGTTTTGAAGCATTAAAACTTCTAGGGTGTTCAATAAGGAATCCCTTTCAGAGGTTTGCATCTCATTAATCAAAGATTCATAGGCTTTAGACTCCACTTGAGGGTCTAAATCAGGGTTGGAAAAAGCAGTGATAATTGATTTTTCCGATGCTTCTAATTGTCCTTTTTCTTTTTGTAGGGTATAAGCAGCCATATGTAACTCTGGCTGATTAGGGAATTTTGCCAACTCTCCTTTTACCAAGTCCAAAGCCTGGTCACTTCGATTGTTGTTATATAAAATCTCTACTAAGTTTAAAACATAGTCCGGATTACCAGACTTTGCTTCAATCAGGCGCTCACCTTCTTCAATGGCCTTCTCAAGATTGTTCTTTCTTAAATAAATCCGTTGCTTTTGCGTGGTAACCGGTTCCATTACTCCATAGTATTCTTCTGCTCTATCTAATACTACCAAAGCTTTGTCAAACTCGCCGGCACTTAGATAAATGGAAGCCAGGTCTAAATTGTACTGTTGGTTATGCTCTCCGTCTGCAGTTAATCGATCCAATATTTCTGCAGCTTTCAGCGGCTGTTTGAGGTTGGTATATATCTCAGCCACCATCAGTGCATAATATTTATTTTCTATGTCCAAGTTTGCAGCCGTTTCAGCATAAGGAAGTGCTTTTTCTGGCTTATTACCTCTTAACAGAACTTCCGCAATTTTGTAATGAATGGCTGGTTCCTCCGGAGAAAACTCCAGGGATTTCTGTAGATAGAAATAGGCTTTATCCAACTCGCCAAGCACCAAGTATTTCTCACCTTCAATGTAGTAGCGAGTAGTTTTAGCCTCAGTTTCCTGGGCTTTTCTCTCTTTTTTTGAAAGTTTTTCCTGCGAATAGCCTAAGGAGGAGGCCATTGTCAGAGCTAGAGTTATGATAAGGAATCTATTGAAAATCACGTATTGTAGGGGTTCGGCTTGAGATTACAAACATAATGCCTTTTATGCAAATAGACAGGTTTTTAGGTGTTGGATGCTTGTCCAATGACATTCTGTCTGCTTGTTCTTTTTGATAACCACGTATTTAACAAAATTGATCCCAAAAACTGATGAAAAAGTAAGAATTTATTTTTTGTCCCGCTTCAAATAGGACATGATTTGGTTTTTTTCCAATAGAAAAATGAAGGCTCCAAAAATCAAAATCAAGCTATTTTTAAAGATAAAATTCACTGTGGAATGTTCAAGCTCCAAGTAAAAGCCCCCATAACTTATCGCAAATCCTAACATCAAATAGAAAATACCTTTCCCAGTTTGATAAGGAATCGGGTAGTATTTTTGGCCATAAAAAAAGCATAACACACACATGATCAAATAGCATCCCAGGGTACTTAGAGCCGCTCCAAAATACCCCCAAATTGGCAAGAGAGACCAAATGATCACGATGGATGCAATCGCTCCGGCCAGGGTGATCCAAAAACTATAGTTGGTCTGATCGGTAATTTTAAACCAGATGGAAAGATTAAAATAAACCCCCAATAGTAAATACCCCATTAATAAGGATGGAACTATAAACAAGCCCTCTTCATAACCAGGGCTTCTCAAAAACAATGGCCCAATCCAATATAAATTGACAGAAATGGCAATCATTAAAAGGGCACAAAATACGATGAAGGCGTGCATTACTTTGGCATAGAGCAGAGGGGAATTCTGATCGTTGGATTTTTTGAAGAAAAATGGTTCTGCCGCATACTTAAACGCCTGGATGACCAAATTCATCAAAATGGCCAACTTGAAATTGGCTCCAAAGATTCCTGCTGCTTCACGGGTAGAGAGTCCAGGATAAAAGTTTTCTGGTAATAAGTATTCGAATAGAAGCCGTGAGATCAGTTCGTTGGTGACTCCTGCAAGTCCCATGAAAAGTAGGGGGATGGAGTACTTCCACATAGGGAATAGGATGGATGAATCCAATTGGAAACGAAACATGCCAGCCTTCCACCAAACAAAGGGCACAATAAGTCCATTTGCAAAAAGGTTTGCCAAAAGAATGTATTCCACTCCCCATTCCGACCTGTAGCCAAGAAACCCTTCTGGGATAATTCCTTCGGTAATTAAAAAAGGGAAAGCGACAATCAGGATCAGGTTGAACCCGACATTCATCAGGATATTTAAGATTTTGGCACTGGCAAAAATCAAGGCTTTATTCTCCAATCGAAGCTTGGCAAAGGGAATGGCCAAAATGGCATCAAATGTCAACAACAAAGCAGTCCATCTAAAAAGATATGCCTGTCCAGGGTATTCCATCCATTCTGACAAAACTGGCGCAGCCAAGTAAAGGGAGGAACCTAAGACAAGTGAACTGGTTATTAAGAGAGATTGAGTGGTATAATAAACTTTAGATGGATCTAGGTTCTTTCCCGTAGAAAATCTAAAAAATGAAGTTTCCATTCCATAGGTGAATACAATATTCAGGAAACCTATTAATGCATAAATCCCTGTAAATGCCCCCATATCCTCTTTGCTGAGGTATGCGGTATATACAATGATTAATAAAAAGTTAATGGACCTGCCCAAAATGCTACTGAGACCATAGATCGCAGTCTGGCTGGCAAGTTGTTTTAAGTTACTCATAAGGGAGAATAGGGATTACTCTCCTCGGAAATTTGGTTTTCTTTTCTCAAGAAATGCAGTCGTTCCTTCTTTGTAATCTCCAGATTTAACGCAGCGGGCAAAGCAGTTTGCTTCAGTTTGAAATCCATTTTCGTCCGATAAGAATGCTGCATTGACACAATCTATAATCATGCCGATTGCTAAAGGAGCCTTACTAATTATTTTTTCAATGAGCTCTTCGGCTTTCGCCATGGCATCTGCCTTGGTAGGCAAAACATGATTCACCAATCCCAAACTCAGGGCTTCATTGGCATCAATCATATCTCCTGTCATCATCAATTCATTAGCTTTGCCTCTTCCGATCAATATGGTAAGTCGTTGAGTACCCCCATATCCTGGAATGATTCCTAAATTGACTTCAGGTTGACCAAATTTTGCATTGGCAGAAGCGACTCTCATATGGCAGGCCATTGCTAGCTCACATCCTCCGCCTAAAGTAAACCCGTTGGTAACAGCAATAACAGGTTTGTGAAGGTTTTCTATCATACTAAAAATCTCCTGACCGTTTTCGGCAAATTTTCGCGCATTTACCTCGTTCAGCTCAGCAATTTCACTGATGTCAGCGCCAGCAACAAAAGCACGTTCCCCTGCTCCTGTGATGATGACCCCTTTGATAGATTTGCTATCGGCAACTTCATCAAAAATCGCTTTCAATTCTTCAAGCGTATCAAAGTTTAGGGCATTCATCTTATCTTCTCTATTTACTGTTAAATAAAGAATGCCTTCTTTTACCTCAGTCAGAATATTATTGAATTCAGCCATAAACCGTTTATCTGTTTAAAACAAATATACAAGCAGGGTAGCCAATCCCAAATTTTGAGACTTAGAAAAATTTAAGTTTAGTGTTCATTTTTTTCTTGGATTTTGCTTTAAGTCAATAGATTCATCTTATTTAAAATTCCCCAAAATTCCCTCGTCCATTTTTATTACTTTTGTGGAAAATCAGTATAATCTATATCCACTATTATATAAACTATGTCTTCAAAAAGAAAAATCACAGTGGCTTATGGTGACGGGATCGGACCTGAAATCATGGAAGCAACTTTGTCTATCCTAGAGGCTGCCGGGGCACCATTGGAATATGATGTCATCGAAATAGGTGAGCAGGTATACCTAAAAGGTATTTCTTCAGGAATGGATCCTAGTGCATTCGAGTCTTTGAGAGAAACAAAGGTGTTTTTGAAATCACCCATTACCACTCCACAGGGTGGTGGTTTCAAATCTTTGAATGTGACCACAAGAAAGTCATTTGGACTTTTTGCCAACGTGCGCCCATGTAGGGCTTTTTCTCCTTTTGTACGCACCCATTTCCCAAAAACTGACATGGTCATCGTCAGGGAGAATGAGGAAGATCTTTATGCAGGGATTGAACATAGACAAACACAGGAAGTTTATCAGACCTTAAAGTTGATTTCAGAGCCTGGCTCCGAGAAAATCATTCGATATGCTTTTGAGTACGCGAAGAAAAACGGCAGAAAGAAAGTGACTTGTATGACCAAGGATAATATCATGAAATTGGCCGATGGTCTGTTCCATAAGAAATTTGATGAAATAGCTAAGGAATATCCTGAAATCGAAAATGATCACAAAATCATTGATATCGGAACAGCCTTGATCGCAGAAAGACCTGAGATTTTTGATGTGATTGTGACGCTGAACCTCTATGGAGATATTATTTCAGATGTTGCAGCCCAAGTGACGGGTTCAGTAGGTTTGGGAGGCTCTGCAAATGTAGGAGAGGAAGTAGCGATGTTTGAGGCAATTCATGGTTCTGCTCCTGATATTGCAGGAATGGGCATTGCGAATCCATCTGGATTATTGAATGGTGCGGTGATGATGCTCGTGCACATTGGAATGCCGGAAATGGCCGAAAAAATCTCAAATGCCTGGATGAAAACCTTGGAAGATGGGATTCATACCGGTGATATTTATCAGGAAGGATTATCCTCAAAAAAGGTAGGAACTAAGGAATTTGCGCAGGCAGTAATCGATCGATTAGGACAGAAGCCTACTAAAATGACTCCAGTAGTCTATGATAAAGAAGATACTGAACCAATGAAAATCACGCTTTCTCCAAAGAAAAAAGCAAAGAAAGAGCTTATTGGTGTGGATGTTTTCATTGATTGGGATGAGGATAACAGGGATTTTAATGTGATCGGTGAAAGATTAAGAAAAGCCAATGTAGATGGTCTACAACTACAGCTCATTACCAATAGAGGAGTGAAGGTTTTTCCAGAAGGAATGAGAGAAACATTCTGTACAGACCACTGGAGATGCAGGTTTAAGACAGCAGATCAAAATGTGATTACACATGACATGGTCTTGGCTTTATTAAAGCAAATTCAGGATCTAGGGTTTGATTTTATTAAGACCGAGCACCTCTACACATTTGATGGGGTAAGAGGATATTCCTTGGCACAAGGAGAATAACTTGGAAACTTAGCTTAAAAAGGGATTTGGGAGACCATTTCCCTTTTTTCTTTTCTTTTTTGAAAGATTGCTACTTTGTATCTTTTCAACTTTTATGTCAAAAAAAGTTTTAATAATCACCTATTATTGGCCTCCAAGTGGAGGTAGTGGCGTTCAGCGTTGGCTGAAATTCGCCAAGTACCTTCC is a genomic window containing:
- a CDS encoding NADP-dependent isocitrate dehydrogenase, producing MSSKRKITVAYGDGIGPEIMEATLSILEAAGAPLEYDVIEIGEQVYLKGISSGMDPSAFESLRETKVFLKSPITTPQGGGFKSLNVTTRKSFGLFANVRPCRAFSPFVRTHFPKTDMVIVRENEEDLYAGIEHRQTQEVYQTLKLISEPGSEKIIRYAFEYAKKNGRKKVTCMTKDNIMKLADGLFHKKFDEIAKEYPEIENDHKIIDIGTALIAERPEIFDVIVTLNLYGDIISDVAAQVTGSVGLGGSANVGEEVAMFEAIHGSAPDIAGMGIANPSGLLNGAVMMLVHIGMPEMAEKISNAWMKTLEDGIHTGDIYQEGLSSKKVGTKEFAQAVIDRLGQKPTKMTPVVYDKEDTEPMKITLSPKKKAKKELIGVDVFIDWDEDNRDFNVIGERLRKANVDGLQLQLITNRGVKVFPEGMRETFCTDHWRCRFKTADQNVITHDMVLALLKQIQDLGFDFIKTEHLYTFDGVRGYSLAQGE